Proteins encoded in a region of the Raphanus sativus cultivar WK10039 chromosome 8, ASM80110v3, whole genome shotgun sequence genome:
- the LOC108819236 gene encoding protein NRT1/ PTR FAMILY 5.16 isoform X2 yields MEIRLSHNRCGSCREICLRWNRMQYDHLPDRTARTIDGERRREREHVGRNSLDASYYWSFRSRRLSRSLPDNSWIFPHLHTAQGGHKPCVQAFGADQFDSDHPKERIARGSFFNWWFLCLSGGIVISILVVVYIQSNVNWALGFGVPCLFMVMALAIFFLGRKTYRYPKGNRDKNNNGFVRIGRVFVVAFKNRKLGSLKHSGQLEFLGKAMLSGEGVEPCSNMDVEDAKGLIMLIPIWITSMMSMIPYAQYSTLFTKQGVTVDRRILPSLEIPPASFLSLVSISVLISVPIYEHVFLPIARKITKKPNGITMLQRIGTGMVLTCFNMVLAALVEAKRLRIAEEHGLIDKPDVTIPMSIWWFVPQYMLVGMIEVFGLVGAQEFFYDQVPTELRSIGLAFSLSSLGLSNFLSGLFIIVVDWATGRYGGHSWFNNNLNRAHIDYFYWLLAASTAIAFFAFVFISRSYVYRRVDQVQ; encoded by the exons ATGGAGATCCGCCTCTCTCATAATAG GTGTGGAAGTTGCAGAGAGATTTGCTTACGTTGGAATCGCATGCAATATGATCACTTACCTGACCGAACAGCTCGGACAATCGACGGCGAACGCCGCCGTGAACGTGAACACGTGGGCCGGAACAGCCTCGACGCTTCCTATTATTGGAGCTTTCGTAGCAGACGCTTATCTCGGTCGTTACCGGACAATTCTTGGATCTTCCCTCATTTACATACTG CACAAGGAGGTCACAAGCCGTGTGTTCAAGCGTTTGGTGCGGACCAGTTTGACTCGGACCATCCTAAAGAGAGAATAGCTAGAGGATCGTTTTTCAACTGGTGGTTCTTGTGTTTATCCGGGGGAATAGTCATATCGATTCTTGTGGTGGTGTATATACAAAGCAACGTTAACTGGGCGCTTGGATTTGGGGTACCTTGTTTGTTCATGGTTATGGCTCTTGCTATCTTCTTTCTCGGGAGAAAAACTTACAGATATCCAAAGGGAAATCGTGACAAGAACAACAACGGTTTTGTAAGGATCGGTAGAGTTTTCGTCGTGGCATTCAAGAACCGTAAACTGGGGAGTTTGAAGCATTCTGGTCAGCTCGA ATTCCTTGGAAAAGCGATGCTCTCAGGAGAAGGTGTAGAGCCATGTAGTAATATGGACGTGGAAGACGCTAAAGGTTTGATAATGCTTATTCCGATATGGATCACATCGATGATGAGCATGATTCCTTACGCTCAATACTCTACTCTCTTCACCAAGCAAGGTGTCACCGTGGACAGAAGAATCTTGCCGAGCTTGGAGATCCCTCCAGCTTCTTTTTTGTCACTAGTGTCTATATCAGTTCTCATCTCGGTTCCGATCTACGAGCATGTGTTCTTGCCTATAGCCAGAAAGATTACAAAAAAGCCTAATGGGATCACGATGCTCCAGAGAATAGGAACAGGAATGGTGCTAACGTGCTTCAACATGGTTCTCGCAGCATTGGTGGAAGCCAAACGGTTGAGGATCGCTGAGGAGCACGGGCTCATTGACAAACCGGACGTAACCATTCCAATGTCTATATGGTGGTTCGTCCCTCAGTATATGTTGGTCGGGATGATCGAAGTGTTTGGTCTGGTAGGTGCACAAGAGTTCTTCTACGACCAGGTCCCGACAGAGCTCAGAAGTATCGGTCTTGCTTTTTCTTTGAGTTCGTTGGGTCTTTCGAACTTCTTGAGCGGTCTTTTCATCATTGTTGTTGATTGGGCTACAGGGAGATATGGTGGACACAGCTGGTTCAACAACAACTTAAACCGAGCTCatattgattatttttactGGTTACTAGCCGCATCCACGGCCATTGCTTTCTTTGCCTTCGTGTTCATTTCCAGGTCGTATGTTTATCGTCGGGTAGACCAAGTCCAATAA
- the LOC108819236 gene encoding protein NRT1/ PTR FAMILY 5.15 isoform X1: protein MSIPEEEVALLQDLVHDSVDHRGNPAGRSSTGGWRSASLIIGVEVAERFAYVGIACNMITYLTEQLGQSTANAAVNVNTWAGTASTLPIIGAFVADAYLGRYRTILGSSLIYILGLGLLTLSAILTLVGSSENHKPSFLMNVLFFCSLYLVAIAQGGHKPCVQAFGADQFDSDHPKERIARGSFFNWWFLCLSGGIVISILVVVYIQSNVNWALGFGVPCLFMVMALAIFFLGRKTYRYPKGNRDKNNNGFVRIGRVFVVAFKNRKLGSLKHSGQLEFLGKAMLSGEGVEPCSNMDVEDAKGLIMLIPIWITSMMSMIPYAQYSTLFTKQGVTVDRRILPSLEIPPASFLSLVSISVLISVPIYEHVFLPIARKITKKPNGITMLQRIGTGMVLTCFNMVLAALVEAKRLRIAEEHGLIDKPDVTIPMSIWWFVPQYMLVGMIEVFGLVGAQEFFYDQVPTELRSIGLAFSLSSLGLSNFLSGLFIIVVDWATGRYGGHSWFNNNLNRAHIDYFYWLLAASTAIAFFAFVFISRSYVYRRVDQVQ from the exons ATGTCGATACCGGAGGAAGAAGTTGCACTTCTACAAGATTTAGTTCACGACTCCGTCGACCACCGTGGAAACCCCGCCGGGAGATCTTCCACCGGAGGATGGAGATCCGCCTCTCTCATAATAG GTGTGGAAGTTGCAGAGAGATTTGCTTACGTTGGAATCGCATGCAATATGATCACTTACCTGACCGAACAGCTCGGACAATCGACGGCGAACGCCGCCGTGAACGTGAACACGTGGGCCGGAACAGCCTCGACGCTTCCTATTATTGGAGCTTTCGTAGCAGACGCTTATCTCGGTCGTTACCGGACAATTCTTGGATCTTCCCTCATTTACATACTG GGGCTTGGACTACTGACCTTGTCGGCTATCCTAACCCTTGTGGGATCGTCTGAGAATCATAAACCTTCTTTCTTGATGAACGTACTTTTCTTTTGCTCTCTGTATCTTGTGGCCATAGCACAAGGAGGTCACAAGCCGTGTGTTCAAGCGTTTGGTGCGGACCAGTTTGACTCGGACCATCCTAAAGAGAGAATAGCTAGAGGATCGTTTTTCAACTGGTGGTTCTTGTGTTTATCCGGGGGAATAGTCATATCGATTCTTGTGGTGGTGTATATACAAAGCAACGTTAACTGGGCGCTTGGATTTGGGGTACCTTGTTTGTTCATGGTTATGGCTCTTGCTATCTTCTTTCTCGGGAGAAAAACTTACAGATATCCAAAGGGAAATCGTGACAAGAACAACAACGGTTTTGTAAGGATCGGTAGAGTTTTCGTCGTGGCATTCAAGAACCGTAAACTGGGGAGTTTGAAGCATTCTGGTCAGCTCGA ATTCCTTGGAAAAGCGATGCTCTCAGGAGAAGGTGTAGAGCCATGTAGTAATATGGACGTGGAAGACGCTAAAGGTTTGATAATGCTTATTCCGATATGGATCACATCGATGATGAGCATGATTCCTTACGCTCAATACTCTACTCTCTTCACCAAGCAAGGTGTCACCGTGGACAGAAGAATCTTGCCGAGCTTGGAGATCCCTCCAGCTTCTTTTTTGTCACTAGTGTCTATATCAGTTCTCATCTCGGTTCCGATCTACGAGCATGTGTTCTTGCCTATAGCCAGAAAGATTACAAAAAAGCCTAATGGGATCACGATGCTCCAGAGAATAGGAACAGGAATGGTGCTAACGTGCTTCAACATGGTTCTCGCAGCATTGGTGGAAGCCAAACGGTTGAGGATCGCTGAGGAGCACGGGCTCATTGACAAACCGGACGTAACCATTCCAATGTCTATATGGTGGTTCGTCCCTCAGTATATGTTGGTCGGGATGATCGAAGTGTTTGGTCTGGTAGGTGCACAAGAGTTCTTCTACGACCAGGTCCCGACAGAGCTCAGAAGTATCGGTCTTGCTTTTTCTTTGAGTTCGTTGGGTCTTTCGAACTTCTTGAGCGGTCTTTTCATCATTGTTGTTGATTGGGCTACAGGGAGATATGGTGGACACAGCTGGTTCAACAACAACTTAAACCGAGCTCatattgattatttttactGGTTACTAGCCGCATCCACGGCCATTGCTTTCTTTGCCTTCGTGTTCATTTCCAGGTCGTATGTTTATCGTCGGGTAGACCAAGTCCAATAA